The proteins below are encoded in one region of Macrococcus armenti:
- the coaW gene encoding type II pantothenate kinase, with protein sequence MKIGIDAGGTLIKIASYENDTFTFRKEKSTDIEKVAQWLKTVPDATVALTGGKATYLNSLIPQDAFQSIEFDATFRGIQSFLDEKDIHLNKFVFSNVGTGTSIHFVDGQSQIRAGGTGAGGGMILGLSYLLTGISDFHTITEKALEGNRDIIDLKVKHIYKGDKTPIPGELTAANFGNVLHNKDTEQFTDADKIASVLGIVGETVTTVSIHAAREFGAEYVVYIGSSFLENKLLQDIVVNYTKLRNFKPYFIENGEYSGAVGTLRLMEEK encoded by the coding sequence ATGCAGGTGGCACACTTATTAAGATTGCGAGCTACGAAAACGATACTTTTACATTCAGAAAGGAAAAATCTACAGATATCGAAAAAGTAGCACAGTGGCTAAAAACTGTTCCGGATGCTACCGTAGCTTTAACGGGTGGTAAAGCAACATATTTGAATAGTTTAATTCCACAGGATGCATTTCAATCTATTGAATTTGATGCTACGTTCAGAGGTATACAGTCATTTTTAGACGAAAAAGATATTCATCTAAATAAATTTGTTTTCAGTAACGTTGGTACAGGTACTTCTATTCACTTCGTTGACGGACAATCTCAAATTCGTGCAGGTGGTACTGGTGCCGGTGGTGGTATGATTCTTGGGTTAAGTTATTTACTTACAGGAATTTCAGACTTCCACACGATTACTGAAAAGGCTCTTGAAGGAAATCGTGACATTATCGACTTAAAAGTAAAACATATTTATAAAGGAGATAAAACACCAATACCAGGAGAGCTTACTGCTGCAAACTTCGGAAATGTACTCCATAATAAAGATACAGAACAGTTTACTGATGCTGATAAAATCGCTTCCGTATTAGGAATTGTAGGAGAAACTGTAACGACTGTATCCATTCATGCAGCGAGAGAATTCGGAGCGGAGTACGTTGTATATATCGGTTCAAGTTTCCTGGAAAATAAATTATTACAGGATATCGTTGTAAATTATACGAAGCTTAGAAACTTTAAACCGTACTTCATTGAAAACGGAGAATATTCAGGGGCAGTCGGAACATTACGTCTTATGGAAGAAAAATAA
- the ldmS gene encoding L-aspartate--L-methionine ligase LdmS encodes MSTNKLHIPFTMHDLYGDNVLYSSRPSYGFNPWLQPEEHQSNLLSARELIIANMPVIVHKATVTEKIQKLLELKGVRMPEQFVTYETRSEYENIIKAYAKQGKIFFQYAHEEGFVHDDDYVVRRDIFLNLNNKSIIETWTNGAYLPKREIVKYTDFEQRVREWTLPFVVKPGDEHPTAGGYGVMLCYTDEDVEQAVRRVHEATDTDQLIIEQFIEPVKNYCVQYAYSEARGITFLGASIQNVERYGKYCGNTTDRNIPEAVIEAGRKIMQNGVDAGYVGIAGFDILVDKDDRLFAIDLNFRQNGSSALLLLDDLLEGEYKKFLAYYSNGDNQQFYETILEEVKHGNLFPLAYYDGDYKSENAFPSRFICIWHGDEAMIEQKSKDFEKRLTGEVHAE; translated from the coding sequence ATGAGCACGAATAAATTACACATACCATTTACGATGCACGACTTATATGGTGATAATGTATTGTATTCTTCACGACCGAGTTACGGCTTTAATCCATGGTTACAGCCGGAGGAACATCAATCTAATTTACTGAGCGCAAGAGAACTCATCATCGCAAACATGCCAGTAATCGTTCATAAAGCAACTGTTACTGAAAAGATTCAGAAACTATTAGAATTAAAGGGTGTTCGTATGCCAGAACAGTTTGTCACATATGAAACGCGCAGCGAATATGAAAATATTATAAAGGCATATGCGAAGCAGGGGAAAATCTTTTTTCAGTATGCACATGAAGAAGGCTTTGTGCATGATGATGATTATGTAGTACGTAGAGATATATTTTTGAATCTTAATAATAAATCGATTATTGAAACATGGACGAATGGTGCGTATTTACCGAAACGAGAAATCGTAAAATATACAGATTTTGAACAACGTGTGCGTGAATGGACGCTGCCTTTTGTAGTGAAACCAGGAGATGAACATCCGACTGCTGGAGGCTACGGGGTGATGCTTTGCTATACAGATGAAGATGTAGAACAGGCAGTTCGTCGTGTGCATGAAGCGACAGATACTGACCAACTTATTATTGAGCAGTTTATTGAACCTGTTAAGAATTACTGCGTTCAGTATGCTTACAGTGAAGCACGTGGCATTACATTTTTAGGGGCATCCATTCAGAATGTAGAGAGGTATGGTAAGTATTGCGGCAATACGACAGATCGCAATATTCCTGAAGCGGTCATTGAAGCAGGGAGAAAGATAATGCAAAATGGCGTTGACGCAGGTTATGTTGGGATCGCAGGGTTTGATATATTAGTTGATAAGGATGATCGATTATTTGCGATTGATTTGAACTTCAGGCAGAACGGTTCAAGTGCACTGCTACTACTGGATGATTTGCTGGAAGGTGAGTATAAGAAGTTTTTAGCCTATTATTCAAATGGTGATAATCAGCAGTTTTATGAGACGATTTTAGAGGAAGTAAAACATGGCAACTTATTTCCGTTAGCATATTACGACGGTGATTATAAATCAGAAAATGCATTTCCGTCTCGATTTATATGCATCTGGCATGGTGATGAAGCGATGATTGAGCAAAAATCGAAGGACTTTGAAAAAAGGCTTACAGGAGAAGTTCATGCAGAATAA
- a CDS encoding M20 family metallopeptidase — MSMNEQSVLNYIEHNKEAFINISHQIHDRPELGNEEYFASSLLSKALYDEGFTIERDIAGHETGFIATFESELDGPVIAFLAEYDALPGIGHACGHNIIGTASVLAGISLRTYVETHGGAIKVFGTPAEEGGVNGSAKASYVKAGLFSDCDVALMIHPGHESYRTVPTLAVDVFEVEFFGKTAHASENAHNGVNALDAMISFFNGIAQLRQHIRKSDKVHGVILDGGKSANIIPDYTKARFYTRATTRKALDALTYKVERVAEGAAITAGATYALNHIQNGVNEFIPNDLLDDLFERHARKHNEIILHDDFGFGSTDTGNVSHIIPTIHPHIKIGPSNLVGHTVEFKDAARSAHGDHALIQGAKIMATMAIELIDNPDELQAIKNLHSVLKGKIYEHE, encoded by the coding sequence ATGTCAATGAACGAACAAAGCGTATTAAACTACATTGAACATAATAAGGAAGCATTTATTAATATAAGTCATCAGATTCACGATAGACCAGAACTAGGGAATGAAGAATACTTTGCATCAAGTTTATTGAGTAAAGCTTTATATGATGAAGGTTTTACGATAGAACGAGATATTGCCGGTCATGAAACGGGATTTATAGCAACGTTTGAAAGTGAACTGGACGGTCCGGTTATCGCTTTTCTTGCAGAATATGATGCGTTGCCTGGAATCGGTCATGCGTGTGGACATAATATTATCGGTACAGCGAGTGTTCTGGCAGGTATTAGTTTACGCACGTATGTTGAAACGCACGGTGGAGCTATAAAAGTGTTTGGAACACCTGCTGAAGAAGGCGGCGTTAACGGAAGTGCGAAAGCTTCTTACGTGAAAGCAGGACTGTTTTCTGATTGTGATGTAGCACTTATGATACATCCAGGCCATGAATCATATAGAACAGTACCTACACTTGCTGTAGATGTCTTTGAAGTAGAGTTTTTCGGTAAGACTGCGCATGCATCAGAAAATGCGCATAATGGTGTGAACGCATTAGATGCAATGATTAGTTTCTTCAATGGTATAGCACAGCTCAGACAACATATTCGTAAATCGGATAAAGTGCACGGTGTCATACTGGATGGTGGAAAAAGTGCGAATATTATTCCGGATTATACGAAAGCAAGATTTTATACACGTGCAACGACACGTAAAGCGCTGGATGCATTAACATATAAAGTGGAGCGTGTTGCAGAAGGTGCTGCTATTACTGCAGGTGCAACATATGCGCTGAATCATATTCAAAATGGTGTAAATGAGTTTATTCCTAATGATTTGCTGGATGATTTGTTTGAGCGTCATGCACGTAAACATAACGAAATCATTTTACACGATGATTTTGGTTTCGGATCTACGGATACAGGGAATGTAAGTCACATTATCCCTACAATTCATCCTCACATTAAAATTGGTCCATCCAACCTTGTTGGGCACACTGTCGAATTTAAAGATGCTGCAAGAAGTGCGCACGGGGATCACGCGTTAATACAAGGCGCGAAAATAATGGCGACGATGGCGATTGAATTAATTGATAATCCGGATGAATTACAGGCGATTAAAAATCTACATTCAGTATTAAAGGGGAAAATTTATGAGCACGAATAA
- a CDS encoding GrpB family protein, whose translation MEIGDGMKQVMIVPYDSIWQHLYIGEQLRLKQVVHSTCNIYHIGSTAIPGMDARATVDIALEGHIDCETLESLGYELICKQAEHTLYATHDHKFHLFVYEPNNEELQRRLKLRDYFRAYASERERYSQFKVDLAKVYPFDFSSYKKARDIFLTVIEEKAMQWDGLHSIKKYG comes from the coding sequence TTGGAAATAGGTGATGGAATGAAGCAAGTGATGATTGTTCCTTATGATAGTATTTGGCAGCATCTGTATATAGGTGAACAGTTACGTCTGAAACAAGTTGTTCATTCGACATGTAATATATATCATATCGGCTCTACCGCGATACCTGGCATGGATGCACGTGCTACAGTTGATATTGCGTTAGAAGGACATATTGATTGTGAAACATTGGAATCACTCGGCTATGAATTGATATGTAAACAGGCAGAACATACATTGTATGCAACGCATGATCATAAATTTCATTTATTCGTTTATGAACCGAATAATGAAGAACTTCAAAGAAGGTTGAAGCTAAGAGACTACTTCAGAGCGTATGCAAGTGAAAGAGAACGCTATAGTCAATTTAAAGTAGATTTGGCGAAAGTTTATCCATTCGATTTCTCTTCATATAAAAAAGCGAGAGACATATTTTTAACTGTGATTGAAGAAAAAGCGATGCAATGGGATGGTTTGCATTCGATAAAAAAGTACGGCTAA
- a CDS encoding PLP-dependent cysteine synthase family protein: MLTKKKIKTPLDLIGNTPLVELKNFPLNNGNRLFAKLEFYNLGGSVKDRLGMNIIEQALLRGEIKTNTVVEATAGNTGIGLALACQKYNLKLRVYVPEKFSVEKQSIMRALGAEIINTPTEHGMLYAREQALNFAQETGAFYTNQFEAFDNPASYNALADEIKRDVGQVDVIVAGAGSGGTFTGLAQHFKESYRVIVEPEGSILNGGAAGSHRTEGIGVEKWPPFLEKDLINKIETISDIDAFTRVTELAQKESLLIGSSSGAALHAVLKVQESMTNSNIVVIFPDAAERYLSKQIFNIKGE; encoded by the coding sequence ATATTAACGAAGAAGAAAATAAAAACACCACTCGACTTAATCGGCAATACGCCATTAGTAGAGCTGAAAAACTTTCCATTAAATAATGGTAATCGCTTATTTGCAAAACTTGAATTTTATAATTTAGGTGGTTCAGTTAAAGATCGTCTCGGTATGAACATCATTGAACAGGCATTGCTTCGTGGTGAAATTAAAACGAACACTGTCGTAGAAGCAACTGCAGGTAATACAGGTATCGGGTTAGCACTGGCATGCCAAAAATATAACTTAAAATTACGCGTTTATGTACCAGAAAAATTCAGCGTAGAAAAACAGAGCATTATGCGCGCGCTCGGTGCAGAAATTATTAACACTCCGACAGAACATGGTATGCTGTATGCGAGAGAACAAGCTTTAAATTTCGCACAGGAGACAGGTGCATTCTATACGAATCAGTTCGAAGCATTCGATAATCCAGCAAGCTATAATGCACTCGCTGATGAAATTAAAAGAGACGTTGGACAAGTGGATGTTATCGTTGCCGGTGCTGGAAGTGGCGGCACGTTCACAGGACTTGCACAACACTTCAAAGAAAGTTATCGTGTCATTGTAGAACCTGAAGGCTCAATACTAAATGGTGGTGCTGCAGGCAGTCATCGCACAGAAGGTATCGGTGTTGAAAAATGGCCACCATTCCTTGAAAAAGATTTAATCAATAAAATCGAAACAATTTCAGATATCGATGCATTTACACGCGTAACAGAACTAGCTCAAAAAGAATCTTTACTTATAGGTTCATCGAGCGGTGCTGCATTACACGCTGTGTTAAAAGTACAGGAATCAATGACAAACAGCAATATCGTCGTCATCTTCCCGGATGCAGCAGAACGTTACTTATCAAAACAAATATTCAATATTAAAGGAGAATAA
- a CDS encoding bifunctional cystathionine gamma-lyase/homocysteine desulfhydrase has protein sequence MQKKTMMIHGGNTIDEYTGAVNPPIYQTSTYKQDGIGNMRQGYEYSRSANPTRTALESLIRDLESGDAGFAFGSGMAAVSSVVMLLNAGDHIVVGSDVYGGTYRVFTKVFERIGIQSTFVDTTDLDAVEAAITDNTKMLYIETPTNPLLNVTDIRKMVEISKAHNLISVVDNTFMTPYYQNPLELGADIVLHSATKYIGGHSDVVAGLVVTRTPELSEAVGFIQNSVGGVLGPQDSFLLVRGIKTLAIRMEQTEKTTLKILNFLKEQRVVTNIFHPSLLDKKSKQIHESQSSGYGGMISFDVGSKENAENLVKATKYFTLAESLGAVESLISVPSQMTHASIPRERRLELGITDGLVRISVGIEDSEDLIEDLSQAFKQLN, from the coding sequence ATGCAAAAGAAAACAATGATGATTCATGGTGGTAATACAATCGATGAATATACTGGTGCTGTGAATCCACCAATTTATCAGACTAGTACATATAAACAGGATGGCATCGGTAATATGCGTCAAGGGTATGAATATTCACGTTCGGCAAACCCTACGCGTACTGCATTAGAGTCATTAATCAGAGATTTAGAATCCGGTGATGCAGGATTTGCATTTGGTTCAGGTATGGCAGCTGTTTCTTCAGTTGTTATGTTATTAAATGCAGGAGATCATATCGTTGTCGGTAGCGACGTTTATGGTGGTACATACCGTGTATTCACAAAAGTATTCGAACGCATCGGTATACAATCAACATTTGTTGATACGACTGACTTAGATGCTGTTGAAGCGGCGATTACAGACAACACAAAAATGTTATATATCGAAACACCAACAAATCCATTATTAAACGTTACAGACATTCGTAAAATGGTAGAGATTTCTAAAGCTCACAATTTAATTTCTGTCGTAGATAATACATTTATGACACCGTATTACCAGAATCCATTAGAACTTGGGGCAGACATCGTATTACACTCTGCAACGAAATATATCGGTGGTCATAGTGACGTTGTAGCAGGTCTTGTTGTAACACGCACACCTGAATTATCTGAAGCAGTTGGGTTTATTCAGAACTCTGTAGGTGGCGTATTAGGACCACAAGATAGTTTCCTACTTGTACGTGGTATTAAAACATTAGCGATTCGTATGGAACAAACTGAAAAAACAACATTAAAGATTTTAAACTTCTTAAAAGAACAGCGCGTTGTAACGAATATTTTCCACCCTTCTTTACTAGACAAAAAATCTAAACAAATCCACGAATCACAAAGTTCAGGATACGGTGGTATGATTTCATTCGATGTAGGGTCTAAAGAAAACGCAGAAAACTTAGTAAAAGCTACAAAGTACTTTACGTTAGCTGAATCACTCGGTGCTGTTGAAAGTTTAATCTCTGTACCGAGTCAGATGACACACGCTTCGATTCCGAGAGAACGTCGTCTTGAACTTGGTATTACAGATGGTTTAGTAAGAATTTCAGTAGGAATAGAAGATAGCGAAGACTTAATTGAAGATTTATCACAAGCATTTAAACAATTAAACTAA
- a CDS encoding S-ribosylhomocysteine lyase, with protein MTNKMNVESFNLDHTIVDAPFVRLAGIKEGIKGDVIHKYDIRFKQPNKAHMEMPALHSLEHLMAENIRNHTDKVVDISPMGCQTGFYISLINHDDYEDVLSILEKTLNDVIAAKEVPACNEVQCGWAASHSLEGAQALAEEMLSKKEHWDVIFQEGKAPEA; from the coding sequence ATGACTAATAAAATGAACGTTGAAAGTTTTAACTTAGATCACACAATCGTAGATGCACCATTCGTACGTTTAGCCGGAATTAAAGAAGGTATTAAAGGCGATGTTATCCATAAGTATGACATTCGCTTTAAACAACCGAACAAAGCACATATGGAAATGCCGGCACTACATTCACTTGAACACCTCATGGCTGAGAATATTCGTAACCATACGGATAAAGTTGTTGATATCTCTCCTATGGGATGCCAGACAGGTTTTTATATATCACTTATTAATCACGATGACTATGAAGATGTGCTTTCTATATTAGAGAAAACTTTAAACGATGTTATAGCTGCTAAAGAAGTACCTGCTTGTAATGAAGTACAGTGCGGCTGGGCAGCAAGTCATTCATTAGAAGGTGCACAAGCACTTGCAGAAGAGATGTTATCTAAAAAAGAGCACTGGGATGTTATATTCCAGGAAGGAAAAGCACCTGAAGCTTAA
- the deoB gene encoding phosphopentomutase, translated as MTFKRVHLIVMDSVGIGEAPDAEKFGDTGSHTLKHTLEGYEGKLPNLEKLGLGNIAQLPVVNEVDKPEAYYTKLSEASVGKDTMTGHWEIMGLNIDQPFKVYPDGFPDELVTAIEEMTGRKVVANKPASGTAIIDEWGEHQMKTGDLIIYTSADPVLQIAAHEEIIPLEELYEICEKVREYTKDPKYLIGRIIARPYVGEPGNFTRTSNRHDYALKPFGRTVMNALQDAGRDVIAIGKINDIYDGEGVTKSIRTKDNMDGMDKLMDVVKSDFDGISFLNLVDFDALYGHRRDKEGYMNAIKAFDDRLGELLEALREDDLLIITADHGNDPTMPGTDHTREYVPLLMYSKHFDGGRELESHTTFASIGATIADNFGVEMPEFGKSYLSELK; from the coding sequence ATGACATTTAAAAGAGTTCATCTCATCGTAATGGATTCTGTTGGGATTGGTGAAGCACCAGATGCAGAGAAGTTTGGTGATACTGGAAGCCATACTTTAAAACATACACTAGAAGGATATGAAGGGAAATTACCGAACTTAGAAAAGTTAGGATTAGGTAATATCGCACAGCTTCCAGTCGTTAATGAAGTCGACAAACCAGAAGCATACTATACGAAATTATCAGAAGCATCTGTCGGAAAAGATACGATGACAGGCCACTGGGAGATTATGGGTCTGAATATCGATCAGCCATTCAAAGTATATCCGGATGGGTTCCCTGATGAACTCGTAACAGCTATTGAAGAGATGACAGGCCGTAAAGTTGTCGCGAATAAGCCGGCTTCAGGAACAGCGATTATTGATGAGTGGGGCGAACACCAAATGAAAACAGGTGACTTAATCATCTATACTTCTGCTGACCCAGTACTGCAAATTGCAGCACATGAAGAGATTATCCCACTTGAGGAACTTTATGAAATTTGTGAGAAAGTTCGTGAGTATACGAAAGATCCGAAGTATTTAATCGGACGTATTATCGCAAGACCATACGTAGGTGAACCTGGTAACTTCACAAGAACTTCTAACCGTCATGACTATGCATTAAAACCATTCGGACGTACAGTGATGAATGCGTTACAGGATGCAGGGCGAGATGTTATTGCAATCGGTAAGATTAATGACATTTATGATGGAGAAGGTGTGACGAAGTCAATCCGTACAAAAGATAATATGGATGGTATGGATAAATTAATGGACGTTGTGAAATCTGATTTTGATGGTATCAGCTTCCTGAATTTAGTAGACTTTGATGCGTTGTATGGACATCGACGTGATAAAGAAGGTTATATGAATGCGATTAAAGCATTCGATGACAGACTTGGTGAATTATTAGAAGCATTAAGAGAAGATGATTTACTCATAATTACAGCTGACCATGGTAACGATCCTACAATGCCTGGAACAGACCATACGCGAGAATATGTACCATTATTAATGTACAGCAAACACTTTGATGGTGGTCGTGAATTAGAATCGCATACGACATTCGCTTCAATTGGCGCGACAATTGCAGATAACTTTGGTGTTGAAATGCCAGAGTTTGGAAAGAGTTATTTAAGTGAATTGAAATAA
- a CDS encoding pyrimidine-nucleoside phosphorylase, translated as MRMVDIITKKRDGHALTKEEIEFFIKGYTNGDIPDYQASSLAMAIFFQDMNDEERANLTMAMVESGDQIDLSAIKGIKVDKHSTGGVGDTTTLVLGPLVAALDIPVAKMSGRGLGHTGGTIDKLEAVEGFHVEISEDDFVKIVNEDKLAVIGQTGNLTPADKKLYALRDVTGTVNSIPLIASSIMSKKIAAGADAIVLDVKTGAGAFMKTDKDAEMLATAMVKIGNNVGRNTMAIISDMSQPLGYAIGNALEVKEAIETLRGEGPEDLTELVLTLGSQMVVLAGKSNTLEDARAQLQEVINNGKALEKFKTFLKNQGGDPSVVDDVTKLPQAKYIIEVPAKRTGVVSKIVADEVGIASMLLGAGRATKEDTIDLAVGLMLRKKVGDEVEEGESLVTIYANRDNVEDVMNKIYDNIEISDHAEAPVLIHKVITE; from the coding sequence ATGAGAATGGTAGACATTATTACGAAGAAACGAGATGGACACGCGCTTACGAAAGAAGAAATCGAGTTTTTCATCAAAGGTTATACGAATGGTGATATTCCGGATTACCAAGCATCAAGTTTAGCGATGGCGATTTTCTTCCAGGATATGAATGATGAAGAGCGTGCAAACTTAACGATGGCAATGGTTGAAAGTGGTGATCAAATTGACTTATCAGCAATTAAAGGGATTAAAGTTGATAAACACTCAACAGGTGGTGTAGGTGATACGACAACTTTAGTGCTTGGACCTTTAGTTGCAGCGCTGGATATTCCAGTTGCGAAGATGAGCGGGCGTGGCCTGGGTCATACAGGTGGTACGATTGATAAGTTAGAAGCGGTGGAAGGTTTCCATGTAGAAATTTCAGAAGATGATTTTGTGAAAATTGTAAACGAAGATAAACTTGCTGTTATCGGACAGACAGGGAACTTAACACCTGCTGATAAGAAACTTTATGCATTACGTGACGTGACAGGAACAGTAAATAGTATACCTCTTATTGCATCAAGTATTATGAGTAAAAAGATTGCAGCTGGTGCAGATGCGATTGTACTTGATGTTAAAACAGGTGCGGGTGCATTTATGAAAACAGATAAAGATGCAGAAATGTTAGCAACTGCAATGGTTAAAATCGGTAATAATGTTGGACGTAATACGATGGCGATTATTTCTGATATGAGTCAACCATTAGGATATGCGATTGGTAATGCGCTAGAAGTGAAAGAGGCAATCGAAACTTTACGTGGAGAAGGTCCTGAAGATTTAACGGAGCTTGTTTTAACGTTAGGTAGCCAGATGGTCGTGCTTGCAGGTAAATCAAACACACTTGAAGATGCACGTGCACAGTTACAAGAAGTAATTAACAACGGTAAAGCGCTGGAGAAATTTAAAACATTTCTTAAAAACCAAGGTGGAGACCCATCAGTAGTTGATGATGTAACGAAATTACCACAAGCGAAATATATCATTGAAGTACCAGCGAAACGCACAGGTGTAGTAAGCAAGATCGTTGCTGATGAAGTAGGTATTGCTTCTATGCTGCTTGGAGCAGGCCGTGCGACAAAAGAAGATACGATTGATCTTGCAGTAGGATTAATGTTACGCAAGAAAGTTGGCGACGAAGTTGAGGAAGGCGAATCACTTGTAACAATTTATGCAAACCGTGATAATGTAGAGGATGTAATGAACAAAATCTATGACAATATTGAAATCTCTGACCACGCAGAAGCGCCAGTGTTAATTCATAAAGTCATAACTGAATAG
- the deoC gene encoding deoxyribose-phosphate aldolase produces MNLAKYIDHTALKPETTKAQIEQLAHEAREYGFMSVCVNPTHVAYAKSLLEGTDVLVCTVIGFPLGANTPAVKAFETKDAIANGAGEVDMVINVGALKDKNYDLVAEDIKAVVDAAGDVTTKVIIETALLTEEEKVKACEIAQAQGADFVKTSTGFSTGGATKEDIALMRKTVGTVMGVKASGGVRSYEDVMKMIEAGATRIGASAGVQILKGEEAKGDY; encoded by the coding sequence GTGAACTTAGCAAAGTATATTGATCATACAGCATTAAAGCCTGAAACGACGAAAGCACAAATTGAACAACTTGCACACGAAGCACGCGAATATGGATTTATGAGTGTTTGTGTAAATCCTACGCATGTTGCATACGCAAAATCATTATTAGAAGGAACGGATGTATTAGTATGTACAGTTATCGGTTTCCCGTTAGGTGCGAATACACCTGCTGTGAAAGCATTTGAGACGAAAGATGCAATTGCAAATGGTGCCGGTGAAGTTGATATGGTGATTAACGTAGGTGCACTTAAAGATAAGAACTATGATTTGGTAGCTGAAGATATTAAAGCGGTAGTTGATGCTGCAGGTGATGTTACGACAAAGGTAATTATCGAAACAGCTTTATTAACAGAAGAAGAGAAAGTAAAAGCATGTGAGATTGCACAAGCACAAGGTGCGGATTTCGTGAAGACATCTACTGGTTTCTCAACTGGTGGTGCAACGAAAGAGGATATAGCATTAATGCGTAAAACAGTTGGTACGGTTATGGGTGTAAAAGCTTCAGGTGGTGTACGTTCTTATGAGGACGTTATGAAGATGATTGAGGCAGGTGCAACACGTATCGGTGCAAGTGCTGGCGTACAAATTTTAAAAGGTGAAGAAGCTAAAGGGGATTATTAA
- a CDS encoding sugar-binding transcriptional regulator, whose product MEDKVEDKTKQCIKIAKMYYEEDLGQKEIADELNISRPTVSRQLQYAREMGIVEVTIHDPYDKSEELVRLIKEKYGLKDVIIKEVTSDRYEAVIKAISESAAEYLARTVKNNDVVGVSWGKTMYHVAEQMPQTNLHGVETIQLKGGISYSNVATNSHETLSLFAQSFNSIPRDLPVPVIFDNKEVKKLVSADRHIKGILNMAPKCNVAIYTTGTVRDEALLFKLGFFNKDEMKRLKMNAVGDICSRFYNEKGKTADAFVDDRTMGVTLSTLRKIPTSILVAGGQHKVEAIRGALNGKIPNVLITDSITAKQLI is encoded by the coding sequence ATGGAAGATAAAGTTGAAGACAAAACTAAACAATGTATAAAAATTGCGAAAATGTATTATGAAGAAGATTTAGGTCAAAAAGAAATTGCAGATGAGTTGAATATTTCAAGACCAACTGTTTCAAGGCAACTGCAATATGCAAGAGAGATGGGTATTGTAGAGGTGACAATTCATGATCCTTATGATAAAAGTGAAGAACTTGTACGTTTAATTAAAGAAAAGTATGGTTTGAAAGATGTGATCATTAAAGAAGTAACGAGTGATCGATATGAGGCTGTAATTAAGGCGATTTCTGAAAGCGCAGCAGAATATTTAGCACGTACTGTTAAAAACAATGATGTTGTCGGTGTGAGCTGGGGGAAGACGATGTATCATGTTGCAGAACAAATGCCCCAAACGAATTTGCATGGGGTTGAGACGATTCAACTTAAAGGTGGAATTTCTTATTCAAATGTTGCAACAAATTCTCATGAGACGTTATCATTGTTCGCACAAAGTTTTAATTCCATTCCGCGCGATTTACCGGTTCCGGTAATTTTTGATAATAAAGAAGTGAAGAAACTTGTTAGTGCAGACCGTCATATTAAAGGCATACTCAACATGGCACCGAAATGTAATGTAGCTATCTATACAACAGGTACAGTAAGAGATGAAGCATTGTTATTCAAGCTTGGTTTCTTTAACAAAGATGAAATGAAACGATTAAAGATGAATGCTGTAGGAGATATTTGCTCAAGGTTTTACAATGAAAAAGGTAAAACTGCAGATGCATTTGTTGATGACAGAACGATGGGTGTAACACTAAGCACATTACGTAAGATTCCAACAAGCATACTTGTTGCAGGTGGACAGCATAAAGTTGAAGCAATTCGTGGTGCTTTAAATGGAAAAATTCCTAACGTATTAATTACAGATAGTATAACGGCAAAGCAATTAATATAA